From Rickettsia endosymbiont of Ceutorhynchus obstrictus, a single genomic window includes:
- the rpoC gene encoding DNA-directed RNA polymerase subunit beta', translating to MTGVVNFYGQLSSTQQFDQIRINIASPDQVRSWSFGEVTKPETINYRTFKPEKEGLFCARIFGPVKDYECLCGKYKRMKNRGITCEKCGVEVTVSRVRRERMGHIELAAPVAHIWFLKSLPSRISTLLDMTMRDIEKILYFESYVVVDPGLSVLQKGELLSEEELQKAKDKYGEDSFTASIGAEVVQQMLTELDFSKLKEQLYEELLNTSSEVKKKKLVKRLKLVEDFLESENKPEWMIMNVLPVIPPEIRPLVMLDGGRFATSDLNELYRRVINRNNRLKRLIDLRAPDIIVRNEKRMLQESVDALFDNGRRGKAVKNANKRPFKSLSDMLKGKQGRFRQNLLGKRVDYSGRSVIVVGPELKLHQCGLPKKMALELFKPFIYSKLELYGIATTIKAAKKMVESEKPEVWDILEEVIREHPVLLNRAPTLHRLGIQAFEPLLIEGKAIQLHPLVCAAFNADFDGDQMAVHIPLSIEAQLEARVFMMSTNNILSPANGRPIIVPDKDIVLGLYYLTLAFDNEVGEGMIFADLAEMEHALYEKFITIHTKIKFRRNQLNAEGEMTSTIVDTTFGRLMVGELLPASPNIGFKFINKPLTKKDISAVIDLVYRHCGQKATVIFADQLMKLGFKYACSSGISFGMDDMVVPKSKGTHIEETRTEVKEFEQQYSNGLITYGEKYNKVVDSWSRCTERVANDMMKEIATLAVNDDPSHQKINSIYMMAISGARGSFAQIKQLGGMRGLMTKSNGQIIQTPIISNFREGLTEFECFNSANGMRKGQIDTALKTASSGYLTRKLVDVAQDCIITEKDCGTNKGIEVKSIIDGGEVMVALADQVLGRTVAINTYHPVTNDLILSRGELINEAKLEEIESAGLDRLMVKSVLTCESATGLCSTCYGRDLATGSLVAEGEAIGVIAAQSIGEPGTQLTMRTFHIGGAATKGAEVSSVEASYDAKVKILSRNVVINSEGRKIVMSRNCELLLLDTKGNEKARHKIPYGARLLVDDTDIVTKTQKLAEWDPYTVPIITEKSGKVLFKDMVEGISIRDVTDEATGIASKVIIESKQYSRGAELRPRIQLLDSKGEVITLSNGLEARYYLPVGAILSVEDGMQISVGDIVARIPKESTMTKDITGGLPRVAELVEARRPKDHAVIAEIDGRIEFGKDYKSKRRIVIHPGDSSTPIEYMVPKGKHVVINEGDFVKKGDLLIDGNPVLQDILKVMGVEILANYIVKEIQAVYRLQGVKIDDKHIEVIIRQMLQKVEVTDSGGTTLLIGEKIDRREFTEINEKAIKNNLKPAEAQAILQGITKASLQTRSFISAASFQETTRVLTEAAIAGKVDKLLGLKENVIVGRLVPAGTGFYMNKMRKLAAKLDQENA from the coding sequence ATGACTGGAGTGGTAAATTTTTACGGGCAACTGAGTAGTACTCAACAATTTGATCAAATAAGGATCAATATAGCCAGCCCCGATCAAGTACGTTCGTGGTCTTTCGGTGAGGTAACAAAGCCGGAAACTATTAACTACCGTACTTTTAAACCGGAAAAAGAAGGTTTATTTTGTGCTAGAATTTTCGGTCCGGTAAAAGATTATGAATGTCTTTGCGGTAAATATAAGCGTATGAAAAATCGCGGTATTACCTGTGAAAAATGCGGCGTTGAGGTTACTGTTTCTAGGGTAAGGCGTGAAAGAATGGGGCATATAGAACTTGCTGCGCCGGTTGCTCATATATGGTTTTTAAAATCATTACCGTCAAGAATTAGTACGCTTCTTGATATGACGATGAGAGATATAGAAAAGATATTATATTTTGAAAGTTATGTAGTTGTTGATCCCGGTCTGTCAGTCCTTCAAAAGGGCGAGCTTTTATCGGAAGAAGAATTGCAGAAAGCTAAAGATAAGTACGGAGAAGATAGTTTTACTGCATCTATAGGAGCTGAAGTTGTTCAGCAAATGCTTACCGAGCTAGATTTCTCCAAATTAAAAGAACAATTATATGAAGAATTATTAAATACTTCTTCAGAGGTTAAAAAGAAAAAGTTAGTAAAGCGTTTAAAATTAGTCGAAGATTTTCTTGAATCGGAAAATAAGCCTGAATGGATGATTATGAACGTCCTACCGGTGATTCCACCGGAAATAAGACCGCTAGTTATGCTTGACGGCGGGCGATTTGCAACGTCTGATCTTAACGAACTTTACCGCAGAGTAATTAATAGAAATAATCGTTTAAAAAGGCTTATTGATTTAAGAGCACCCGACATAATAGTCAGAAATGAAAAAAGAATGCTTCAGGAATCGGTTGATGCATTATTTGATAACGGTCGTCGCGGAAAAGCGGTAAAAAATGCAAATAAGCGTCCTTTTAAATCATTAAGTGATATGTTAAAAGGTAAACAAGGACGTTTCCGTCAAAATCTTTTAGGCAAAAGGGTCGATTATTCCGGTCGTTCGGTTATTGTGGTAGGACCTGAGCTTAAACTGCATCAATGCGGTTTACCGAAAAAAATGGCGCTAGAATTATTTAAGCCGTTTATTTATTCTAAGCTTGAATTATATGGAATTGCTACCACCATCAAGGCGGCCAAAAAAATGGTTGAATCGGAAAAACCGGAAGTTTGGGATATATTAGAAGAGGTTATAAGGGAACATCCCGTATTGCTTAATAGAGCTCCTACATTGCACCGCCTAGGGATACAAGCATTTGAGCCGTTATTGATAGAAGGCAAGGCTATTCAGCTTCATCCGTTAGTTTGTGCCGCTTTTAATGCGGATTTTGACGGTGATCAGATGGCTGTACATATTCCTTTGTCGATTGAGGCACAGCTTGAAGCTAGGGTATTTATGATGTCTACTAATAATATCTTAAGCCCTGCAAACGGCAGACCGATTATTGTTCCCGATAAAGATATAGTCCTTGGTCTTTACTATTTAACTCTTGCTTTTGATAATGAAGTCGGTGAAGGGATGATATTTGCCGATTTAGCGGAAATGGAACATGCATTATATGAGAAATTTATAACTATCCATACAAAAATAAAATTTCGCCGGAATCAATTAAATGCAGAAGGAGAAATGACCTCTACTATAGTTGATACTACTTTTGGGCGGTTAATGGTCGGTGAATTATTGCCGGCTAGTCCTAACATAGGATTTAAATTTATTAATAAACCGCTAACTAAAAAAGATATATCTGCGGTAATAGATTTGGTATATCGTCATTGCGGTCAAAAGGCTACGGTAATTTTTGCCGACCAATTAATGAAACTCGGCTTTAAATATGCTTGTTCTTCCGGTATTTCTTTCGGGATGGATGATATGGTCGTACCGAAATCTAAAGGTACTCATATAGAAGAAACGCGTACTGAGGTAAAAGAATTTGAACAACAATATTCTAACGGTTTAATTACCTACGGCGAGAAATATAATAAAGTAGTGGATTCTTGGTCAAGATGTACCGAAAGAGTGGCAAATGACATGATGAAAGAAATTGCGACGCTCGCGGTTAATGATGATCCAAGTCATCAAAAAATAAATTCTATTTATATGATGGCTATTTCAGGTGCGAGGGGGTCTTTTGCACAGATTAAGCAGTTAGGCGGTATGCGCGGTTTGATGACTAAGTCAAACGGACAAATTATTCAAACGCCGATTATTTCCAATTTCCGTGAGGGACTGACTGAATTTGAGTGCTTTAACTCAGCCAACGGAATGCGTAAAGGGCAGATAGATACAGCTCTAAAAACAGCAAGTTCAGGGTATTTAACAAGAAAATTAGTTGACGTTGCGCAAGATTGTATCATTACGGAAAAAGATTGCGGAACAAATAAAGGTATTGAAGTAAAATCTATTATCGACGGCGGTGAAGTTATGGTAGCTCTTGCCGACCAAGTTTTAGGGCGTACCGTTGCTATTAATACCTATCATCCGGTTACTAATGATTTAATTCTTAGCAGGGGCGAGCTGATTAACGAAGCTAAATTAGAAGAAATTGAATCTGCGGGCTTAGATAGGCTCATGGTTAAATCCGTTTTAACATGTGAAAGTGCTACCGGTCTATGTAGTACTTGCTATGGCAGAGATCTTGCTACCGGTTCGTTAGTAGCCGAAGGCGAGGCTATCGGAGTGATTGCCGCCCAATCTATCGGCGAACCCGGTACTCAGTTAACTATGAGAACTTTCCATATCGGAGGAGCGGCAACTAAGGGTGCGGAAGTATCTTCGGTAGAAGCTTCTTACGATGCAAAAGTTAAAATCTTAAGCCGTAACGTAGTTATTAATTCTGAAGGGCGCAAGATTGTTATGAGTCGTAACTGTGAATTATTGTTACTTGATACTAAAGGTAACGAGAAAGCTCGTCATAAAATACCGTACGGTGCTAGATTGCTGGTTGATGATACGGATATAGTTACTAAAACACAAAAATTGGCTGAGTGGGATCCTTATACCGTGCCGATTATTACCGAAAAATCCGGTAAAGTCTTGTTTAAGGACATGGTAGAGGGTATTTCAATTCGTGACGTAACCGACGAAGCAACGGGTATTGCCAGCAAAGTTATCATTGAATCAAAGCAATATTCACGCGGCGCAGAGTTACGCCCTCGTATTCAATTACTTGATAGCAAGGGAGAAGTCATTACGTTATCAAACGGCTTGGAAGCTAGATATTACTTACCGGTCGGGGCAATTTTAAGTGTGGAAGACGGAATGCAGATATCGGTAGGCGATATAGTAGCGCGTATTCCGAAAGAATCGACTATGACCAAAGATATTACCGGCGGGCTGCCTAGAGTTGCCGAACTAGTAGAGGCAAGACGTCCAAAAGATCATGCCGTGATTGCCGAGATAGACGGTAGAATTGAATTCGGTAAAGACTATAAGTCCAAGAGGCGTATAGTTATTCACCCAGGTGATAGCTCAACCCCTATTGAATATATGGTACCGAAAGGTAAGCACGTAGTAATAAATGAAGGTGATTTTGTTAAAAAAGGTGACTTATTAATTGACGGTAATCCGGTATTGCAAGATATCTTAAAAGTAATGGGTGTAGAAATACTTGCTAATTACATAGTAAAAGAAATTCAAGCGGTATACCGCCTGCAAGGTGTAAAAATTGACGATAAACATATAGAAGTAATAATTCGTCAAATGTTACAAAAAGTGGAAGTTACCGATTCCGGCGGAACTACCTTATTAATAGGTGAAAAAATAGACCGTCGTGAATTCACCGAAATAAATGAGAAAGCTATTAAAAACAATCTAAAACCGGCTGAAGCTCAAGCAATATTGCAAGGTATTACTAAAGCTTCGCTGCAAACGAGATCATTTATTTCTGCCGCTTCGTTCCAAGAAACTACAAGAGTTTTAACCGAAGCAGCTATTGCCGGGAAAGTGGATAAATTGCTTGGATTAAAAGAAAATGTTATTGTCGGACGTTTAGTACCGGCAGGAACAGGTTTCTATATGAATAAAATGCGTAAGCTTGCGGCAAAACTTGATCAAGAAAACGCTTAA
- the nth gene encoding endonuclease III: protein MQAQIKDKLWVDKIFKILSDNNENPKTELEYKNDFTLLVAVILSAQATDISVNLATKSLFEVYDTPEKVLRLGEEGLKNYIKSIGLFNAKAKNIISLCSLLINNYHSRVPHGFEELIKLPGVGRKTANVILNCLFQQPTIAVDTHVFRVAKRLGLAKGNSPEKVEAELLQIIGKKWLAHAHHWLVLHGRYICKARKPECAICPIREYCEYYSMMSLRGGA from the coding sequence ATGCAAGCACAAATAAAAGATAAATTATGGGTTGATAAAATTTTTAAAATTTTAAGCGATAATAATGAAAATCCTAAAACGGAATTAGAATATAAGAATGATTTTACTTTATTGGTAGCGGTAATATTATCGGCGCAGGCTACTGATATATCGGTAAATTTAGCGACGAAATCCTTATTCGAGGTTTACGACACGCCGGAGAAAGTCTTACGGCTCGGCGAAGAAGGGCTAAAAAATTATATCAAATCTATCGGGTTATTTAACGCTAAAGCAAAAAATATAATTTCTTTGTGTAGCCTACTAATAAATAATTATCACAGCCGCGTACCGCACGGCTTTGAAGAATTAATTAAATTGCCGGGAGTAGGCAGAAAAACAGCAAATGTTATATTAAATTGTTTATTTCAGCAGCCAACCATAGCCGTTGATACTCATGTATTTAGAGTAGCAAAAAGGCTAGGGCTTGCCAAAGGTAATAGTCCCGAAAAAGTGGAAGCCGAATTATTGCAAATTATCGGTAAGAAATGGCTGGCACATGCCCATCACTGGTTGGTATTACACGGGCGATATATTTGTAAAGCCAGAAAACCGGAATGTGCTATTTGTCCGATTAGGGAATATTGTGAGTATTATAGTATGATGTCATTGCGAGGAGGTGCTTAA
- the rplS gene encoding 50S ribosomal protein L19, which produces MNIIDQFEQEHISRLIANKKIPAFNAGDTVKVTVKLIDRSIEKDGKEKIIERFQAYEGVVIAKRNRGVTSSFLVRKISHGEGVERRFMTYSPIVHSIDVVKYGVVRRAKLYYLRQRSGKSARIKERFVHASKNPKAKAV; this is translated from the coding sequence ATGAATATTATTGACCAGTTTGAACAGGAACATATTTCCCGGCTTATCGCAAATAAAAAAATTCCTGCTTTTAACGCCGGTGATACCGTTAAAGTTACCGTCAAACTAATTGATAGATCAATAGAGAAAGACGGTAAGGAAAAAATAATTGAAAGATTTCAAGCTTACGAGGGCGTAGTAATCGCTAAAAGAAATAGAGGAGTTACTTCTTCTTTTCTAGTGCGTAAAATTAGCCATGGCGAAGGCGTAGAAAGGCGCTTTATGACCTACTCGCCGATAGTACACTCTATTGACGTAGTAAAATACGGCGTGGTTCGTCGTGCTAAGCTTTATTATTTAAGACAAAGAAGCGGTAAATCAGCCAGGATTAAAGAAAGGTTTGTGCATGCTAGTAAGAACCCTAAAGCTAAAGCTGTTTAA
- the glyA gene encoding serine hydroxymethyltransferase: MDIFGNKLADTDREIYEIINSEKHRQRDVVELIASENFTSRAVLEAQGSVLTNKYAEGYPGKRFYNGCEEVDKAELLAIERAKKLFNCQYANVQPHSGSQANQAVFLTLLQPGDTILGMSLDSGGHLTHGAAPNMSGKWFNAVFYSVDKDSYLIDYDEIEKLAILHKPKLIIAGYSAYPRNLDFAKFREIADKVGAYLMADIAHIAGLVAVGEHASPLPFAHIVTSTTHKTLRGPRGGLILSNDEELGKKINLALFPGIQGGPLMHIIAAKAVAFKEALQPEYKNYIKQVLSNAKALAQSVQERGYDILTKGTDNHIVLIDLRKDGITGKIAANSLDRAGITCNKNSIPFDETSPFITSGIRLGSPACTTRGFKEQEFILVGQMIADILDSLKDHQNNSKCEEKIHAQVKNLVKNFPFYSILK, from the coding sequence ATGGATATTTTTGGCAATAAATTAGCAGATACTGATAGAGAAATTTACGAAATAATTAATAGTGAAAAGCATCGACAAAGAGACGTGGTTGAACTTATTGCCTCGGAAAATTTTACTAGCCGTGCCGTGCTAGAGGCTCAAGGCTCGGTACTTACTAATAAATACGCTGAAGGTTATCCGGGGAAGCGTTTTTATAACGGTTGCGAGGAGGTAGATAAGGCAGAGCTACTCGCCATAGAGCGAGCAAAAAAATTATTTAATTGTCAATATGCCAATGTTCAGCCTCATTCAGGCTCGCAGGCTAATCAAGCAGTTTTTTTGACGTTATTACAGCCGGGCGATACTATCCTTGGTATGTCTTTAGATAGCGGCGGGCATCTGACGCATGGAGCAGCTCCAAACATGTCCGGTAAATGGTTTAACGCGGTTTTTTACAGCGTTGATAAAGACAGTTATTTAATCGATTATGATGAAATAGAAAAACTAGCAATATTACATAAACCAAAGCTAATTATTGCCGGTTATTCCGCTTATCCAAGAAACTTAGATTTTGCCAAGTTCCGAGAAATTGCCGACAAAGTAGGTGCATATCTTATGGCAGATATTGCTCATATCGCAGGACTTGTGGCTGTTGGTGAGCATGCAAGCCCTTTGCCCTTTGCACATATTGTAACTTCCACTACCCATAAAACTTTGCGAGGTCCAAGAGGCGGCTTAATTTTATCGAACGACGAAGAGCTTGGGAAAAAAATCAATCTTGCTTTATTTCCCGGAATACAAGGCGGGCCGTTAATGCATATTATAGCTGCCAAAGCCGTAGCCTTCAAGGAAGCCTTACAGCCTGAATATAAAAACTACATAAAGCAGGTTTTAAGTAATGCTAAAGCTCTAGCGCAAAGCGTACAAGAAAGAGGATATGATATTTTAACCAAGGGTACCGATAACCATATCGTGTTAATAGATTTACGCAAAGACGGTATCACCGGCAAAATAGCCGCCAACTCTTTAGATAGAGCAGGCATTACCTGCAATAAAAACAGCATCCCGTTTGATGAAACCTCGCCCTTTATTACCTCAGGAATTAGGCTCGGCAGCCCCGCTTGCACAACTAGAGGATTTAAGGAACAAGAATTTATATTAGTCGGGCAAATGATCGCCGATATATTAGATAGCCTTAAAGACCATCAGAATAATAGCAAATGCGAGGAAAAAATTCACGCACAAGTAAAAAATTTAGTCAAAAACTTTCCTTTTTATAGTATACTCAAATGA
- the grxD gene encoding Grx4 family monothiol glutaredoxin translates to MTENKNFANKNFEFIKNEIDNNNVVLFMKGTKESPMCGFSGSVVAILEKLDVEFRDINVLSDPELREALKIFSDWPTFPQLYIKGEFIGGCDIAKEMYQSGELAALLVRV, encoded by the coding sequence ATGACTGAAAACAAAAATTTTGCCAATAAGAATTTTGAATTTATAAAAAATGAAATAGACAATAATAATGTTGTGCTATTTATGAAAGGCACTAAAGAGTCGCCTATGTGTGGGTTTTCCGGTAGTGTGGTTGCTATTTTAGAAAAACTAGATGTAGAATTTCGCGATATTAACGTGCTTAGCGATCCGGAACTTCGGGAAGCTCTAAAAATTTTTAGCGATTGGCCGACCTTTCCACAACTATATATTAAAGGTGAATTTATCGGCGGTTGCGATATAGCCAAAGAAATGTATCAAAGCGGCGAACTTGCAGCGTTGTTAGTGAGAGTTTAA
- a CDS encoding dienelactone hydrolase family protein — protein MNKNLIYPEINSKELPPKRLAVLLHGVGSDGHDLIGLVPYIKDDLPDCYFISPHGVEPYDMAPYGRQWFSLQDRTPHKMQKLLENNVALLAEIIKQKQAELNLTNKDTIIIGFSQGTMIGLYLTLASQEPFLCSIGFSGLLVAPTECINKSTPICLIHGELDEVVSISEMDNAAKYLSKYQIPYESHKIPRLAHSIDAKGLEFAINFIKKQ, from the coding sequence ATGAATAAAAATTTAATATATCCCGAAATTAACAGTAAAGAGCTACCGCCGAAAAGACTAGCGGTATTATTGCACGGCGTCGGTTCCGACGGTCACGATTTGATAGGGCTGGTGCCGTATATCAAAGATGATTTACCGGATTGTTATTTTATTTCTCCGCATGGGGTTGAGCCTTACGATATGGCACCTTACGGGCGGCAATGGTTTAGTTTGCAAGATCGCACTCCTCATAAAATGCAAAAATTACTGGAAAATAATGTTGCGCTTCTTGCAGAGATAATTAAGCAAAAACAAGCCGAGTTAAACTTGACTAATAAAGATACTATTATTATCGGTTTTTCTCAAGGTACGATGATCGGGCTATATTTAACGCTTGCTAGCCAAGAGCCGTTTTTATGTAGTATAGGTTTTTCAGGATTACTAGTTGCACCGACTGAATGCATTAATAAATCGACTCCTATTTGCTTAATTCATGGAGAGCTTGATGAGGTAGTTAGCATTAGCGAAATGGATAATGCCGCAAAATATTTATCCAAATATCAAATACCTTATGAAAGTCATAAAATTCCCAGGCTTGCCCACTCTATTGACGCAAAAGGGCTAGAATTTGCAATTAATTTTATTAAAAAACAATAG
- a CDS encoding DUF2461 domain-containing protein produces MNTKLVFPGFSSEVINFLQQLQANNNRLWFKENKHIFKDLLEPAANIFVEQMTQNLQEIAEEPMQGKIFRIYRDVRFSKNNTPYDPSLRIGFTRLNTKQAQCSDYPMFYLSLQPDKLILACGLREFSKNGLIAYREAIIDNQRGAKLETLLNSYIKKNFKLDPPDLKNIPSGYDKDHPRENLLRRKKLAIWSYYSSLDNITTPNALKFCLEQYRIMQPIYEWLKILTSFREESAMRKYSFAY; encoded by the coding sequence ATGAATACAAAATTAGTCTTTCCGGGATTTTCGTCAGAAGTAATTAATTTTCTTCAACAATTACAAGCTAATAATAACCGTCTATGGTTTAAAGAAAATAAACATATATTTAAGGATTTATTAGAGCCGGCAGCTAATATATTTGTTGAACAAATGACTCAAAATCTTCAGGAAATTGCCGAAGAACCTATGCAAGGCAAGATTTTTCGTATTTATCGTGATGTACGCTTCAGTAAAAATAACACTCCTTACGACCCGTCTTTAAGAATAGGATTCACCCGCCTAAATACTAAGCAAGCTCAATGTAGTGATTACCCTATGTTTTATTTGTCACTACAACCGGACAAGCTTATTCTCGCTTGCGGTCTACGTGAGTTTTCTAAAAATGGGTTAATTGCTTACCGCGAAGCGATAATTGATAATCAAAGAGGGGCAAAGCTTGAAACTCTTCTCAACAGCTATATCAAGAAGAATTTCAAACTTGATCCGCCGGACTTAAAAAATATACCAAGCGGTTACGATAAAGATCATCCTAGAGAAAATTTATTGCGTCGTAAAAAGCTTGCTATATGGAGTTATTACTCCTCCCTAGATAACATTACTACCCCGAATGCCTTAAAATTTTGTCTTGAACAATATCGTATCATGCAACCTATTTATGAGTGGCTAAAGATACTCACTAGCTTTAGAGAAGAATCAGCTATGCGTAAATATAGCTTCGCTTATTAA
- a CDS encoding palindromic element RPE3 domain-containing protein has protein sequence MSLLHASILTVFPEMFPGPLGLSLAGQALHKNIWSYDIVNIRDFGITKHKNVDDEAYGGGDGLIMRPDVLGAAIDYSLSLNPGSKIYYPSPRGKLFNQSLAREMIRLNSERFRQDEFNGELARRTGVCEHRRIQKNSLVSSFMNDAVRQDKIIILCGRYEGIDERVIEEYNINEISVGDYILSGGELPTLTILDCLIRLLPGVLINQNTLSSESFEQDGEFAGLLECALYTRPENWRGRKVPSVLLSGNPRLINEWKCRQSTEVTKLRRPDLLTRI, from the coding sequence ATGTCTCTACTGCACGCCTCAATCCTTACCGTTTTTCCCGAAATGTTTCCGGGACCGTTAGGTTTATCTCTGGCCGGTCAAGCATTACACAAAAATATCTGGTCATATGATATTGTTAATATCAGAGATTTCGGCATAACTAAGCATAAAAATGTAGACGACGAAGCTTACGGCGGCGGCGACGGCTTAATAATGCGGCCGGATGTTTTAGGTGCTGCTATCGATTATAGCCTATCTTTAAATCCCGGCAGTAAAATCTATTATCCGTCACCAAGAGGCAAATTATTTAATCAAAGCCTTGCAAGGGAAATGATCCGGCTAAATTCAGAAAGATTTAGACAAGATGAATTTAATGGTGAGCTGGCTAGGCGTACCGGAGTATGTGAGCACAGGCGAATCCAGAAAAATTCGCTTGTATCAAGCTTTATGAATGACGCTGTACGTCAAGATAAAATAATAATTTTATGCGGTCGCTATGAAGGGATTGACGAACGCGTAATTGAAGAGTATAATATCAATGAAATTAGCGTAGGGGATTACATCCTATCCGGCGGTGAACTGCCTACTCTTACTATCCTTGATTGCTTAATTAGGCTATTACCAGGCGTTTTAATAAATCAAAACACGTTATCCTCCGAATCTTTTGAGCAGGACGGCGAGTTTGCCGGTTTATTAGAATGTGCTTTATATACCAGACCCGAAAATTGGCGAGGAAGAAAAGTACCGAGTGTTTTACTATCGGGCAACCCTCGATTAATTAATGAATGGAAATGCCGGCAATCTACTGAGGTTACCAAATTACGTCGTCCGGATTTATTAACACGGATTTAG